AAAAGACACTGTACTGGTAAATAAAAATGGTTAGGTTATGTTTAACTAACATATATTTAACTGTCAGTCCTATTCTTGGGGCACAGACCCCAAAATGACATTTCCAACTTAAATTGTTATAAATCTTGTATActttggagcacagacttaTAGAcacttagaagtaaaaaaaaaaaaaaaaagttatagaagtttaattTCATGACTCTAAAACTACAATAAAACCAAAGCCAAAAATCTGAACAAGTTGTGTTCTAAATGTttggttgatatctcaaaaaatgagctttcagtaagattttgtttggatGCAGTACCAAACTGTTCCACTAGATGACATCCAGGCTCCATTAGTGACCatattagcacttttttttttttttttgtttttttttttttctttatatttaaaacattttcagacatGGAAAGACAAACTGAGGTTTCTACGAATATTTCCTGCTTTTTCATGTGCATTGCTATTTCGAAGCAAAGGTCTGAACTCGCCTTATGaatctgaacatatttttgttgcaaattaataaattactgttcCTCTATCATTTGCATTGAAAATCAGAcaccaaatatgaaaactagaGTTTGTAAGCTTTCAAACGATATATAGTTTTTCAATATTACCTTAGGTTTAGACTAAgatattgttgttttaaatacataatgGCAAACGTCCCGCTGGTGGGAGGGTGACAGTTAAAGGGGGAGACAGCGTGACGTGAGAGAGCTCTGCACCAATCACATACTAGAACGTACAAGGTGATCTACTATATCCCCCAGTCAGAGCAGCAGAACAATGAAGAGAGCTGAAGAGAGAGGGAGGTAGCTTCACATGCTGCTATGAAGCCGATTACAACAAAACGGACACCTTCATGGGATTTTATTACCACAAAATGAAGAGCTATTCTTTGTTAAATTGTTTATAATATAGGAATATGTAACCGAAATGGGAAAATATATGGTGAAAATGAGACGCGGGACGAATGGAGAATCGAAATGGGCTGCGCGTTGGCTACTCGGTGTCTCTCTTTTGTGGAATACAGTCGGAGCTCTGACTCGATACACTATACCAGAAGAACTACAAGAGGGATCAGCTATTGGAAATATCGCTAAAGATCTTGGTCTTGATGTCTCGGATATAGCAAATCGCAATTTACGGATAGCTTCTGAAAACAGCAGACAGTATTTCAGCGTTGATTCAGAAAAGGGTGAGTTGGTCGTGAACAGCAGAATTGACAGAGAAAGTCTGTGCCCTCAAAGCGCAAGCTGCATTTTGCCATTACAGGTTATTATAGAAAACCCGTTACAACTGCATAGAGTTGAAATAGAGATACAAGATATAAATGATAACGCACCGATTTTTCACACATCAGACGGTATTTTGGAAATTGCTGAATCCATCTCTCCGGGAGACCGATTTCCGCTTGAGAGTGCCGAGGATTTGGATGTTGGGAGGAATAGTTTGAAATCTTATTCGCTAAGCAACAATGAATGTTTTCgattaaatgtgaaaacacTTGGGGATGGTAGGAAAGTACCAGAGCTTGTAGTTGATAAACCACTGGATAGAGAGAAAAAATCTGTCCACAAACTAATTTTAACTGCTGTAGATGGCGGTGAGCCTGCAAAATCTGGGACTACTTTAATACATATCAATGTTCTGGATAGTAATGACAATGCTCCAAAATTTGACTTGCCAGCTTACAAAGCATCCTTACGCGAAGGTGCTCCCGTTGGTTCGACTGTGTTAACTATAAAAGCCACGGATTTAGATGAAGGTGACAATGGCGAGATACAATATTTTTTAGGTGTACATACACCTGAACCTGTGAGAAAATGTTTTGCTTTGAAACCGGACACAGGGGAAATGACAGTTGTAGGAAATATCGACTACGAATCTGCTAAATCATACAGATTTGACGTCAGTGCAAAAGACAAAGGGAATCCAGAACTATTGGGTCATTCATCGATTCAAATAGACATAATTGATGAAAATGACAACCCTccagaaattattttaacatcatCACCCAGCCCTGTGCCTGAAAATGCCTCTGTCGGAACAGTTGTAGCTTTAATTAACGTAAATGATTTAGATTCTGATGTTAATGGCAGAGTAAACGTAAATATATCCCCTGGGGTTCCATTCACATTGAAACCGTCTTTTGATAATCATTATTCACTGGTAACAGACTCATCTTTAGATCGTGAGGTAAATGCAGAATATAACATAGAAATAGTAGCGACCGACTCTGGTGTACCACCCTTAAAGACGTTAAAGGCTGTAAATGTTAAAGTACTTGACGTGAATGACAACCCTCCAGTATTCTCGCAGAACtcatataatgtttatatacaGGAAAATAACTTTGCAGGTGTTTCATTGTTTTCTGTATCTGCATCTGACATTGACCAAGATAAAAACGCTCTACTCGCGTATTCAGTTTTGGATTTAAGTTCAAACCCAGCGCCAGCATcatcttatttttatattaattctgAGAACGGAACTATTTACAGCATGAGCTCATTTGATTATGAGAAAACGAAACTAATCAGCATTGCAGTTCAGGCTAAAGATCATGGCTCTCCATCTCTGAGCAGTAACGCCACTGTTCATGTGTTTATTCTGGACCGGAACGATAACGCACCTGCTGTCATTTACCCGTCCACATCCATGGGGTCTGTCTCTCATCAGAGGATGCCCCGTTCTGCAAAAGCAGGACATCTCGTTACTAAGGTAACGGCAGTGGACGCGGACTCGGGTCATAACGCCTGGCTCTTCTACAGGCTCGCGGAGGCCACGCACGCGTCACTGTTCAGTGTGAATTTACATACGGGAGAGGTGAGGACTAAACGCGCTGTTTCAGAGCAGGATGACTCCTCTCAGAGACTGATGATAGAGATAAAGGATAATGGAGAACCGATCCAGTCCACCACAGTCACAGTGGATATATTGATAGAGGACGGGTTTCATGAGCCCATCTCAGACTATCGTGAAAAAACTATCGAGCCCGACAAGAAAAGCGGTAAAATTACTTTATACCTGATCATCTCTTTGGCTTCTGTGTCCTTGTTGTGTCTGATGACATTTTTCATCCTACTGGTGAAATGTGCGCGAGGCAGTAGAGGTGGCTCATGCTGCTGTATCAGGAGAACTGATTCTGAATACAAGAACCCCAACAGAAACCTGCAGATCCAGCTCAACACTGACGGGCCCATTAAGTATGTGGAGGTTCTGGGAGGAGACATGATGTCTCAGAGTCAGTCCTTTGGCTCCTATCTCTCTCCAATGTCAGAATTCAGTGATCTCACCTTCGTTAAGCCCAGCAGCACCACAAACTTTACAGATACACTAAACGTGCTTGATGCGTCATTACCAGACAGCGCGTGGACGTTCGAGAGCCAACAGGtgagaaaaataattattttgctaCATTCAGAGCTGTCAGTTTTGTATCTAAATACAAATGTCTCTctaaattacattgttacattttttatttttattttattttttcatgttaaaaatAGACAAGTGTGTGTTTTTAAGCGCGTTTGGGTTAAAGCGTACTAAAAACAGTTGATTGCGCAAATTTCAGAACCACAGCTGTGGACAGCGACACGAGCATAACGTTGATAATTTGCCCAAATTTAGTACGTTGTTTTGAGTTTCTTATTGGTCATCAGTGACTGCAGCTAGTTAATTTAGAGGTATTAGTAATCGATTTAATAtaggtaaattttttttttttttttttttagttttttttttttttttttcacaacacCATTTTGTGGATGCATAACAACACCTTCTATATAAAAAGAGTAACATTTGCTTATATTGtaaacattaaatgtaaaaGGAAACAcgtgtatatttttttcatgttaaaaaGACATTATTTTGTCTATGCAGCACATTCGTGCATTTCATTATACCTTTATAGGCGTTTTCTTTTTGTGACAATACAGAACTAACAGCATATAGcattttcatgaaaataagGGCATGTTCGCCTTTAAGAGAGACTCTGTCCTTTATTGGACAGCAGCGCACTGAGCTCAGCGCCAATGAGCTGCCAGACTATACAAAGGGATCTACTCCCTCCCATAGCAGGAAAGGGCTACAATGAGTGAGCTGTAGAGAAGGAGAATATACTCGCGGTTATGACGCTGATCACTACAAAACCGTCCCCTCGATCAAAATGGATTTGCGATCTTAATAAAAGACGAAGAATGACGTTATTTTCTGGATATATGCTAAGTATTTATTGATGGAGAGGTTCAAATCACTGTGGAAATGAGAAGCATCCGAGTGTGGAAACAGGCAGCGCGTTGGCTGTTTGTTTTCGCTCTATTATGGAATACAATTGGAGCTCAAATTCGCTACACTATACCCGAGGAACTAAAGGAAGGGTCTGTTGTTGGAAATATTGCAAATGACATTGGTCTGGACATTTCAGACATCGCTAATCGTAAGTTACGGATAGCCTCTGATTCTACTACGCAATATTTTAATGTGGATACAGGGAACGGTGAGTTGATAGTCAATGGTAGAATAGACAGAGAGGCGCTCTGTGAACAAAGCGCCAGTTGTCTGATGCCGTTACAACTGGTTATAGAGAATCCATTGCAGTTATATCGTGTGAATATAGAAATACAAGATATAAATGACAATGCACCGAATTTTCATACAAAAgataatgttttgaaaatagCTGAATCAGTAGCTGTGGGCGCAACATTTCCATTTGAAAGTGCCGAGGATTTAGATGTCGGTAGTAATAGTCTCAGATCTTATACTTTGAGTAATAACGCCTTTTTCCgtttaaatgtgaaaacactTGAAGATGGTAAGAAAGTACCAGAGTTAATAATTGATAAACCACTTGACAGAGAGAAACAGTCTGTACATAAGCTAATTTTAACAGCATTAGACGGTGGAGATCCTGTCAAATCTGGAACTATTATGATACAAGTAATCGTTCAAGATATTAATGACAATGAGCCGAAATTTGAACAATCGCAATATAAATCATCTGTGCAGGAGAGTGCGACATTTGGTTCAAGCGTATTAACTGTAAAAGCCACTGACTTAGATGAAGGTCTAAACGGCGAAATACAGTATTTCTTCGGTGCACATACGCCAGATCTCGTGAGAAAATTTTTCagtatcaatgttgaaaccGGAGATATTACAGTGATTGGTAAATTAGATTACGagttaacaaaaatatacacatttgATGTCTGCGCAAAAGACAAAGGGAGCCCAGAACAGGAGGGCCGTTCTTCAGTGAGGCTACACATCATTGATGAGAATGACAATATTCCCGAAATCATTCTGACATCTTTACCTAGCCCAGTGTCAGAGAATGCATCAGTCGGTACAGTTGTAGCTTTAATCAACGTAAAAGACATGGATTCTGGTGATAACGGCAAAGTAAATCTTACCATCTCCACTCGTTTTCCTTTTAAACTAAAACCAGCATTTGACAATCACTATTCTTTGGTAACTGACTCCCTCTTGGACCGTGAAGCTAATTCAGAATATGACATAGAATTAGTAGCAACAGACTCTGGTGTACCATCTTTAAAATCCACgaaaactttaaatgtaaaagtactTGATGTGAATGACAACCTTCCAGTATTCTCACAGTCCTCGTATACAGTGTACATAAAGGAAAATAGCCCACCAGGTGCTTCATTGTTTTCTGTATCTGCATCTGATATTGACCAAGATAAGAACGCAATACTGAGTTACTCAATTCTAGATTTAAGCTCAAATCACGTTCCAGCATCatcttatttttatatcaactcTGAGAACGGAACTATTTACAGCATGAGCTCATTTGATTATGAGAAAACAAAACTGTTCAGTGTTATAGTTCAGGCTAAAGATCATGGCTCTCCATCTCTGAGCAGTAACGCCACAGTTCATGTGTTTATTTTGGACCAGAACGATAACACACCTGCTGTCATTTACCCGTCCGCACTCATGGGGTCTGTCTCTCATCAGAGGATGCCCCGTTCTGCTAAAGCTGGACATCTCGTTACTAAGGTAACAGCAGTGGACGCGGACTCGGGTCATAACGCCTGGCTCTTCTACAGGCTCGCGGAGGCCACGGACGCGTCACTTTTCAGTGTGAATTTGCATACGGGAGAGGTGAGGACTAAACGCGCTGTTTCAGAGCAGGATGACTCCTCTCAGAGACTGATGATAGAGATAAAGGATAATGGAGAACCGATCCAGTCCACCACAGTCACAGTGGATATATTGATAGAGGACGGGTTTCATGAGCCCATCTCAGACTATCGTGAGAAAACTATCGAGCCCAACAAGAAAAGcggtaaaattacattatatctGATCATCTCTTTGGCTTCTGTGTCCTTGTTGTGTCTGATGACGTTTTTCATCTTATTGGTGAAATGTGCGCGAGGCAGTAGAGGTGGCTCAAGCTGCTGTTTCAGGAGAACTGATTCTGAATACAAGAACCCCAACAGAAACCTGCAGATCCAGCTCAACACTGACGGGCCCATTAAGTATGTGGAGGTTCTGGGAGGAGACATGATGTCTCAGAGTCAGTCCTTTGGCTCCTATCTCTCTCCAATGTCAGAATTCAGTGATCTCACCCTCGTTAAGCCCAGCAGCACCACAAACTTTACAGATACACTAAACGTGCTTGATGCGTCATTACCAGACAGCGCGTGGACGTTCGAGAGCCAACAGGTGAGACGCAGAATAATTAATTACTTCAGaatcaataaataattgtatgtgatattttttttcttctaatcaGTGCATAACCACAATTTAACATATACACATGATGGTGCACATGCttgatagtgtgtgtgtgtgtgtgtgtgtgtgtgtgtgtgtgtgtgtgtgtgtgtgtgtgtgtgtgacgggcGGAGCGGTTGGCTTAAAGACCGCTACCTGGTTTATTTGAGCATAACCATTTTGGACAGAGGTCAGCATCAGCTATTATTtctgtaggtttttttttaggatttagAAGAAACGCAGAGGAAAATTAGTAACAAGTTTGATAAAACGTGACAGtcggcaaaaaataaataaataaataaataaaagatataaTTGCATGTTTCGTTATGGCACTGCCATTATGAAACATTTTCATCAAGATTatgcattaatgcattaattatgatAATCAATGCATTAATGCTTTAACTATGATAGATAATGGCGAAGGTTTTGGACTGTTTGTTCAGCACTTTGGACTGGACAGCTCCCGTAACGATGTTACGCTGCACAGTTTTAGGTGCTACATTATGCGTGCTGGTTTGGAAGACATTGTTGCATAATTtattacaaacaaacaatatacaatatattaacaaataaattgTGCCGTAATAATTATTTACTACTTAATTTTAAGAACTAAATTACTCTTTCTCTACTCTAGCTGTTATGCTCAAATGCTCACCATGTTATTTTAACGATATTTTTGTGTACAACAACATTTGCCCATCTAGACACGAAATAACTCTCAGATTAGCTGCATTGCATATTTTCGAGCACAATTCTCCACTAGATGTCGTAACACACACTACACAGGGCTGGTTATGCCTTTAAGAAACAGCAAACCAACTACTGGATGAGTGAGCGCTGAGCTCTGTACCAATCGTGCTTCAGACCGCACAAAGGGATCTACTCCCTCCCCCAGCCAGAGGAGGAGTACAATGATGAGAGCTGTAGAGCGAGAGGAAACATGAACGCTTTATGAGGCTGATCACCACAATAAGGATGCGTTGAGTAGATGTAATTATTCGAAAATGGAGAATGACATTCTGATTTTCTATGGatataatataaagatttgTTGATGGGAATATCAAGCGCAACAGAGAAATGAGGCACAGGAGGATCAGAGAATGGAAATGGGCAGCGCTTTGGCTGTTCGCTTTCTCTCTATTGTGGAATACAGTTGGAGCTCAGATTCGCTACACAATACCTGAAGAGTTAAAGGAAGGATCTATCGTTGGGAATATCGCGAAGGATCTTGGGTTTGACATCTCAGATATCGCCGAGCGTAAGTTGCGGTTAGCATCTGAATCAAATAGACAGTATTTCAGTGTGGATTCAGGGAAGGGTGATCTGGTAGTTAATGGCAGAATAGACAGAGAGACGCTCTGTGGACAAAGCGCCAGTTGTCTGATGCCACTGCAGATCGTTATTGAGAATCCATTACAGATGCACAAGGTAGAGATAGAAATACAAGACATTAATGACAATGCACCTAACTTCCACAATAAAGATGGCGTATTAAACATTTCTGAATTGACTGCCCCAGGAACTCGATTTACCCTTGAAAGTGCCGAGGACCTCGATGTTGGCAGCAATAGCTTAAAGTCCTATTCACTGAGCAATAACAATTTCTTCCGTTTAAATTTAAAGACACTTAAAAATGGAAGGCAAATACCAGAGCTTGTGCTTGATAAATCACTAGATAGAGAGAAACAGGCAGTTCACAAGCTAATATTAACAGCTCTGGATGGCGGTAATCCGGTCAAATCTGGTACATCTTTACTGCAAATAATTGTACAGGATTTTAATGACAACGAACCAACATTTGAAGTTTCTGCATACAAAGCATCTGTTCTAGAAAGCGCCGCTGATAGTTCAAGTGTGATCAAAATAAAAGCCACTGATTTGGATGAAGGTCCTAATGGTGAAATACAGTATTCATTCGGTGCGCACACGCCTGAACTCGTAAGAAATGTTTTTAGTGTGAACGCTGAAACCGGTGAAATAACAGTAACTGGAAAACTAGATTACGAGACTACCAAATCATATACCTTTGATGTCTGCGCTAAAGACAGAGGAAATCCACAGCTCGAAGGACAGTCATCGGTTCAGATAGATATCATAGATGAGAATGACAATCCTCCAGAGATTATACTGACATCTTTACCGAGCCCTGTTCCTGAAAATGCAACGGTGGGAACTGTGGTGGCTCTGATTACCGTCAAAGATTTGGATTCCGGTAATAACGGCAAAGTTGAGCCAATTGTCTCCCCCGATGttccatttaaattaaaaccaaCTTTTGATAgccattattcactgataaCTGATTCTTTCTTAGACCGTGAGGTTCATTCTGAATATAATGTAGAAATACTGGCCATAGACTCTGGTGTACCACCCTTAAAAACTGTAAAgactgtaaatgtaaaagtgctTGACGTAAATGACAACCAACCAATATTTTCACAGTCTTCGTATAATGTTTACATAAACGAAAATAATCTGGCAGGTGTTTCATTGTTTTCTGTGTCTGCGTCTGACATTGACCAAAATAAAAACGCTCTCCTCACTTACTCGATTTTGGATTTAAGTTCAAATCACGTTCCGGCATCatcttatttttatatcaactcTGAGAACGGAACTATTTACAGCATGAGCTCATTCGATTATGAGAAAACGAAATTAATCAGCATTGTAGTTCAGGCTAAAGATCATGGTTCTCCATCTCTGAGCAGTAACGCCACTGTTCATGTGTTTATTCTGGACCGGAACGATAACGCACCTGCTGTCATTTACCCGTCCACATCCATGGGGTCTGTCTCTCATCAGAGGATGCCCCGTTCTGCTAAAGCAGGACATCTCGTTACTAAGGTAACAGCAGTGGACGCGGACTCGGGTCATAACGCCTGGCTCTTCTACAGGCTCGCGGAGGCCACGGACGTGTCACTGTTCAGTGTGAATTTGCATACGGGAGAGGTGAGGACTAAACGCGCTGTTTCAGAGCAGGATGACTCCTCTCAGAGACTGATGATAGAGATAAAGGATAATGGAGAACCGATCCAGTCCACCACAGTCACAGTGGATATATTGATAGAGGACGGGTTTCATGAGCCCATCTCAGACTATCGTGAGAAAACTATCGAGCCCAACaagaaaaatggcaaaataacaTTATATCTGATCATCTCTTTGGCTTCTGTGTCCTTGTTGTGTCTAATGACATTTTTCATCCTACTGGTAAAATGTGCGCGAGGCAGTAGAGGTGGCTCAAGCTGCTGTATCAGGAGAACTGATTCTGAATACAAGAACCCCAACAGAAACCTGCAGATCCAGCTCAACACTGACGGGCCCATTAAGTATGTGGAGGTTCTGGGAGGAGACATGATGTCTCAGAGTCAGTCCTTTGGCTCCTATCTCTCTCCAATGTCAGAATTCAGTGATCTCACCCTCGTTAAGCCCAGCAGCACCACAAACTTTACAGACACTCTAAACGTGCTTGATGCGTCATTACCAGACAGCGCGTGGACGTTCGAGAGCCAACAGGTGAGACGCAGAATAATTGATTACCTCAGAATCAATAGATAATtgtatgtgattattttattcttcgaaacagtgcataaatatataatttcggatatattacacttttagcgttttgtgtgtgtgtgtgtgtgtgtgtgtgtgtgtgtgtgtgtgtgtgtgtgtgggtgtgtgtgcgggtgtgtgtgcgtgtgtgtgcgggcacgtttttgtgatttttgaggacgcaaatttgtataatgacatgagTTTTACACCGGTATTACTACGTAAAcgtgaaatatgaggacatttcatgagtcctcatatttaaaatagttttaaaagcatactaaacaatgttttattaaaatttaaaaatgcagaatgttttctgtgatgggtaggtttaggggtaggggtagtgtagggggatagaatgtacagtttgtacagtataaaaaccattacacctatggaatgtcctcactttgata
The DNA window shown above is from Ctenopharyngodon idella isolate HZGC_01 chromosome 10, HZGC01, whole genome shotgun sequence and carries:
- the LOC127521232 gene encoding protocadherin gamma-C5-like isoform X10, which gives rise to MGKYMVKMRRGTNGESKWAARWLLGVSLLWNTVGALTRYTIPEELQEGSAIGNIAKDLGLDVSDIANRNLRIASENSRQYFSVDSEKGELVVNSRIDRESLCPQSASCILPLQVIIENPLQLHRVEIEIQDINDNAPIFHTSDGILEIAESISPGDRFPLESAEDLDVGRNSLKSYSLSNNECFRLNVKTLGDGRKVPELVVDKPLDREKKSVHKLILTAVDGGEPAKSGTTLIHINVLDSNDNAPKFDLPAYKASLREGAPVGSTVLTIKATDLDEGDNGEIQYFLGVHTPEPVRKCFALKPDTGEMTVVGNIDYESAKSYRFDVSAKDKGNPELLGHSSIQIDIIDENDNPPEIILTSSPSPVPENASVGTVVALINVNDLDSDVNGRVNVNISPGVPFTLKPSFDNHYSLVTDSSLDREVNAEYNIEIVATDSGVPPLKTLKAVNVKVLDVNDNPPVFSQNSYNVYIQENNFAGVSLFSVSASDIDQDKNALLAYSVLDLSSNPAPASSYFYINSENGTIYSMSSFDYEKTKLISIAVQAKDHGSPSLSSNATVHVFILDRNDNAPAVIYPSTSMGSVSHQRMPRSAKAGHLVTKVTAVDADSGHNAWLFYRLAEATDASLFSVNLHTGEVRTKRAVSEQDDSSQRLMIEIKDNGEPIQSTTVTVDILIEDGFHEPISDYREKTIEPNKKSGKITLYLIISLASVSLLCLMTFFILLVKCARGSRGGSSCCFRRTDSEYKNPNRNLQIQLNTDGPIKYVEVLGGDMMSQSQSFGSYLSPMSEFSDLTLVKPSSTTNFTDTLNVLDASLPDSAWTFESQQQKPPNSDWRFPPNQRPGPSGTHRFHTLQQRWTPYEKSRAGVRPDEAGAGAGVIAGTGPWPNPPTEAEQLQALMAAANEVSEATATLGPRYNPQYGPDYRQNVYIPGSTATLTANPQQQVPQQALPPPQALPPAEVPKAAQTPASKKKPTKKDKK
- the LOC127521232 gene encoding protocadherin gamma-C5-like isoform X40; translated protein: MGKYMVKMRRGTNGESKWAARWLLGVSLLWNTVGALTRYTIPEELQEGSAIGNIAKDLGLDVSDIANRNLRIASENSRQYFSVDSEKGELVVNSRIDRESLCPQSASCILPLQVIIENPLQLHRVEIEIQDINDNAPIFHTSDGILEIAESISPGDRFPLESAEDLDVGRNSLKSYSLSNNECFRLNVKTLGDGRKVPELVVDKPLDREKKSVHKLILTAVDGGEPAKSGTTLIHINVLDSNDNAPKFDLPAYKASLREGAPVGSTVLTIKATDLDEGDNGEIQYFLGVHTPEPVRKCFALKPDTGEMTVVGNIDYESAKSYRFDVSAKDKGNPELLGHSSIQIDIIDENDNPPEIILTSSPSPVPENASVGTVVALINVNDLDSDVNGRVNVNISPGVPFTLKPSFDNHYSLVTDSSLDREVNAEYNIEIVATDSGVPPLKTLKAVNVKVLDVNDNPPVFSQNSYNVYIQENNFAGVSLFSVSASDIDQDKNALLAYSVLDLSSNPAPASSYFYINSENGTIYSMSSFDYEKTKLISIAVQAKDHGSPSLSSNATVHVFILDRNDNAPAVIYPSTSMGSVSHQRMPRSAKAGHLVTKVTAVDADSGHNAWLFYRLAEATDASLFSVNLHTGEVRTKRAVSEQDDSSQRLMIEIKDNGEPIQSTTVTVDILIEDGFHEPISDYREKTIEPNKKSGKITLYLIISLASVSLLCLMTFFILLVKCARGSRGGSSCCFRRTDSEYKNPNRNLQIQLNTDGPIKYVEVLGGDMMSQSQSFGSYLSPMSEFSDLTLVKPSSTTNFTDTLNVLDASLPDSAWTFESQQQKPPNSDWRFPPNQRPGPSGAGVRPDEAGAGAGVIAGTGPWPNPPTEAEQLQALMAAANEVSEATATLGPRYNPQYGPDYRQNVYIPGSTATLTANPQQQVPQQALPPPQALPPAEVPKAAQTPASKKKPTKKDKK
- the LOC127521232 gene encoding protocadherin gamma-C5-like isoform X6; this translates as MGKYMVKMRRGTNGESKWAARWLLGVSLLWNTVGALTRYTIPEELQEGSAIGNIAKDLGLDVSDIANRNLRIASENSRQYFSVDSEKGELVVNSRIDRESLCPQSASCILPLQVIIENPLQLHRVEIEIQDINDNAPIFHTSDGILEIAESISPGDRFPLESAEDLDVGRNSLKSYSLSNNECFRLNVKTLGDGRKVPELVVDKPLDREKKSVHKLILTAVDGGEPAKSGTTLIHINVLDSNDNAPKFDLPAYKASLREGAPVGSTVLTIKATDLDEGDNGEIQYFLGVHTPEPVRKCFALKPDTGEMTVVGNIDYESAKSYRFDVSAKDKGNPELLGHSSIQIDIIDENDNPPEIILTSSPSPVPENASVGTVVALINVNDLDSDVNGRVNVNISPGVPFTLKPSFDNHYSLVTDSSLDREVNAEYNIEIVATDSGVPPLKTLKAVNVKVLDVNDNPPVFSQNSYNVYIQENNFAGVSLFSVSASDIDQDKNALLAYSVLDLSSNPAPASSYFYINSENGTIYSMSSFDYEKTKLISIAVQAKDHGSPSLSSNATVHVFILDRNDNAPAVIYPSTSMGSVSHQRMPRSAKAGHLVTKVTAVDADSGHNAWLFYRLAEATDASLFSVNLHTGEVRTKRAVSEQDDSSQRLMIEIKDNGEPIQSTTVTVDILIEDGFHEPISDYREKTIEPNKKSGKITLYLIISLASVSLLCLMTFFILLVKCARGSRGGSSCCIRRTDSEYKNPNRNLQIQLNTDGPIKYVEVLGGDMMSQSQSFGSYLSPMSEFSDLTLVKPSSTTNFTDTLNVLDASLPDSAWTFESQQQKPPNSDWRFPPNQRPGPSGTHRFHTLQQRWTPYEKSRAGVRPDEAGAGAGVIAGTGPWPNPPTEAEQLQALMAAANEVSEATATLGPRYNPQYGPDYRQNVYIPGSTATLTANPQQQVPQQALPPPQALPPAEVPKAAQTPASKKKPTKKDKK
- the LOC127521232 gene encoding protocadherin gamma-C5-like isoform X39 is translated as MGKYMVKMRRGTNGESKWAARWLLGVSLLWNTVGALTRYTIPEELQEGSAIGNIAKDLGLDVSDIANRNLRIASENSRQYFSVDSEKGELVVNSRIDRESLCPQSASCILPLQVIIENPLQLHRVEIEIQDINDNAPIFHTSDGILEIAESISPGDRFPLESAEDLDVGRNSLKSYSLSNNECFRLNVKTLGDGRKVPELVVDKPLDREKKSVHKLILTAVDGGEPAKSGTTLIHINVLDSNDNAPKFDLPAYKASLREGAPVGSTVLTIKATDLDEGDNGEIQYFLGVHTPEPVRKCFALKPDTGEMTVVGNIDYESAKSYRFDVSAKDKGNPELLGHSSIQIDIIDENDNPPEIILTSSPSPVPENASVGTVVALINVNDLDSDVNGRVNVNISPGVPFTLKPSFDNHYSLVTDSSLDREVNAEYNIEIVATDSGVPPLKTLKAVNVKVLDVNDNPPVFSQNSYNVYIQENNFAGVSLFSVSASDIDQDKNALLAYSVLDLSSNPAPASSYFYINSENGTIYSMSSFDYEKTKLISIAVQAKDHGSPSLSSNATVHVFILDRNDNAPAVIYPSTSMGSVSHQRMPRSAKAGHLVTKVTAVDADSGHNAWLFYRLAEATDASLFSVNLHTGEVRTKRAVSEQDDSSQRLMIEIKDNGEPIQSTTVTVDILIEDGFHEPISDYREKTIEPNKKSGKITLYLIISLASVSLLCLMTFFILLVKCARGSRGGSSCCIRRTDSEYKNPNRNLQIQLNTDGPIKYVEVLGGDMMSQSQSFGSYLSPMSEFSDLTLVKPSSTTNFTDTLNVLDASLPDSAWTFESQQQKPPNSDWRFPPNQRPGPSGAGVRPDEAGAGAGVIAGTGPWPNPPTEAEQLQALMAAANEVSEATATLGPRYNPQYGPDYRQNVYIPGSTATLTANPQQQVPQQALPPPQALPPAEVPKAAQTPASKKKPTKKDKK